The Pelagicoccus enzymogenes genome has a window encoding:
- the ribB gene encoding 3,4-dihydroxy-2-butanone-4-phosphate synthase: protein MAPAFAGEIMAEDAEEVVFDSVEDAIADIAAGKPVIVTDDEDRENEGDLVFAASKASVENVNLMIQHARGLICVPCTPHHLQRLGISPMVQENRESHKTDFTVSVDAAEGITTGISAYDRYHTIKLLADPDTRPDELVQPGHVFPLKAKSGGVLERAGHTEAAVDLASLAGQFPCAVICEVLNDDGTMARTPQLYEFKKRFGLKLISIASLIEYRHKRENLVELVSEKPYASVHGAFTMKVFRSLLDGREHVALVAGEISEQPTLVRVHAENVVKDIFHPEGSEGEDSIGLAMKRIAAEGSGAIVYIRRPGGGLVNSPEDKSMSLREYGIGAQILSAIGLKKIRLLSHSSRNVIALDGYGLEIVETVGL from the coding sequence ATGGCTCCTGCTTTTGCTGGCGAGATTATGGCGGAAGACGCAGAAGAAGTAGTTTTTGATTCGGTTGAAGATGCGATCGCAGACATCGCGGCGGGCAAGCCGGTGATCGTGACCGACGACGAGGATCGCGAGAATGAGGGCGACCTGGTTTTCGCCGCTTCGAAAGCCTCGGTGGAAAACGTGAACTTGATGATCCAGCACGCCCGTGGCCTGATCTGCGTCCCGTGCACGCCGCACCATTTGCAGCGTTTGGGCATCAGCCCCATGGTGCAGGAGAATCGCGAGTCGCATAAGACGGACTTCACGGTTTCGGTCGATGCGGCAGAGGGAATCACCACGGGCATCAGCGCTTACGACCGCTACCACACCATCAAGCTGCTGGCCGATCCGGACACCCGTCCTGACGAGCTGGTGCAGCCGGGGCACGTTTTTCCGCTCAAGGCCAAGTCGGGCGGCGTTCTCGAACGGGCCGGGCACACGGAAGCGGCGGTGGATCTCGCCTCGCTCGCAGGGCAATTCCCCTGCGCCGTGATTTGCGAGGTGCTCAACGACGACGGCACCATGGCTCGCACTCCGCAGCTCTATGAATTCAAGAAGCGTTTCGGCCTGAAGCTTATCTCCATCGCCTCCTTGATCGAGTACCGCCACAAGCGAGAGAACCTGGTGGAGCTGGTCAGCGAGAAACCGTATGCTAGCGTGCATGGAGCCTTCACTATGAAAGTGTTCCGCAGTTTGCTGGACGGGCGGGAGCACGTGGCCTTGGTGGCGGGAGAAATTTCCGAGCAGCCGACCCTCGTGCGCGTGCATGCGGAGAACGTGGTGAAAGACATTTTCCATCCGGAGGGCAGCGAGGGCGAAGACTCCATCGGGCTCGCCATGAAGCGCATCGCGGCGGAGGGCAGCGGAGCCATCGTTTACATTCGCCGACCTGGCGGAGGATTGGTTAACTCCCCGGAGGACAAGAGCATGAGTCTGCGCGAGTACGGAATCGGAGCCCAGATCCTCTCTGCGATCGGCCTGAAAAAGATCCGTTTGCTTTCCCATTCCAGCCGCAACGTGATCGCCCTCGACGGCTACGGTCTCGAGATCGTGGAAACGGTGGGGCTTTGA
- the panD gene encoding aspartate 1-decarboxylase → MKRHMLKSKIHRATVTDADLNYEGSISIDPVLCKAADLVEFEKVDVYDIDNGNRLTTYVIWGKPGEICLNGAAARLVHRGDKVIICSFQEVDDADIDAFKPKLVMVNADNSIKHVGEPPIRRP, encoded by the coding sequence ATGAAGCGACACATGCTTAAGTCGAAGATCCACCGCGCTACGGTGACGGATGCGGATCTAAACTATGAAGGCTCGATCAGCATTGACCCCGTGCTTTGCAAGGCGGCGGATCTGGTGGAGTTCGAAAAGGTGGATGTCTACGACATCGACAACGGAAACCGTCTCACGACCTACGTGATCTGGGGCAAGCCCGGTGAGATTTGCCTCAATGGCGCGGCGGCCCGTTTGGTGCATCGCGGCGACAAGGTGATCATCTGCAGCTTCCAGGAAGTGGACGACGCGGACATCGACGCCTTCAAGCCCAAGCTGGTGATGGTCAACGCTGACAATTCCATCAAGCACGTCGGCGAGCCGCCTATTCGCAGGCCGTAA
- a CDS encoding type III pantothenate kinase has translation MNLCIDVGNTQMHGAVYDDGRFVTQFRKESAHSSRDEIGLFLVAVLREHGVDPSRIERIGISCVVPDEVHSLRNACRIYFALEPLFLEAGVKTRLKIKTRNPLEVGADRIANAIAVAEMYPEMNVVVVDFGTAITLDAVTAQREYLGGSICAGLGLAMEALGSKTAKLPFVEINAPKRALGRSTTEAIQSGLYFGYLGMIRHLVERIRQEAFGDEATRIVATGGFSQLYRDSGLFDEIVPDLVLRGVNAMLTWNPVEPEKEGAEA, from the coding sequence ATGAATCTTTGTATCGATGTTGGAAATACGCAGATGCATGGAGCGGTCTATGACGATGGCCGTTTCGTGACCCAGTTTCGCAAGGAGAGCGCCCATTCTTCGCGCGATGAAATTGGCCTGTTTCTGGTCGCCGTTTTGCGCGAGCATGGTGTGGATCCCAGCCGCATCGAGCGCATCGGAATCAGCTGCGTTGTGCCGGACGAGGTACACTCGTTGCGCAATGCTTGCCGCATCTATTTCGCCCTCGAGCCGCTCTTCTTGGAAGCCGGCGTAAAGACGCGCTTGAAAATCAAGACCCGCAACCCGCTGGAAGTGGGGGCGGACCGCATCGCCAACGCGATCGCGGTGGCGGAGATGTATCCAGAAATGAACGTCGTAGTGGTCGATTTTGGGACGGCTATCACTTTGGATGCAGTGACGGCTCAGCGCGAGTACTTGGGCGGCTCCATTTGCGCGGGCTTGGGCTTGGCCATGGAGGCTTTGGGCTCCAAGACCGCGAAGTTGCCTTTTGTGGAAATCAATGCTCCCAAGCGAGCCCTCGGTCGCTCCACTACGGAAGCGATTCAGAGCGGTTTGTATTTCGGTTACCTCGGCATGATTCGCCACTTGGTGGAACGCATCCGCCAGGAAGCCTTTGGGGACGAGGCGACGCGCATCGTGGCGACGGGCGGTTTTTCGCAGCTTTACCGCGACTCCGGTTTGTTTGACGAGATCGTGCCCGACCTCGTTTTGCGGGGCGTGAACGCGATGCTGACTTGGAATCCAGTCGAGCCAGAAAAAGAAGGGGCGGAAGCCTGA
- the panC gene encoding pantoate--beta-alanine ligase — protein sequence MTQVLQSVAAYRAWRKETVGTSTLGFIPTMGGLHAGHLDLVKRALAENEHVAVSIFLNRTQFNKQEDFDKYPAVFEEDLQALQELGVDAIFAPQYEDMYPDDYRYKISESELSTELEGEHRPGHFDGVLTVVMKLLMVGDAKRAYFGEKDWQQLQLVKGLVDAFFLPVEIVACPTIREESGLAMSSRNRRLSPEGFKQAAKFNQILNTASDEATAMNELKAAGFEPEYVADRGERRLGAVVLEGVRLIDNVERKAVR from the coding sequence ATGACGCAAGTATTGCAGTCGGTAGCGGCCTACCGCGCGTGGCGTAAGGAAACTGTGGGTACGTCTACCCTCGGTTTCATCCCGACCATGGGCGGCTTGCATGCGGGACACTTGGATCTTGTGAAACGGGCTCTTGCGGAAAACGAGCACGTGGCGGTGAGCATCTTTCTCAATCGCACCCAGTTCAATAAGCAGGAGGATTTCGACAAGTATCCCGCTGTATTCGAGGAAGACCTACAAGCCTTGCAGGAACTCGGAGTGGACGCGATTTTCGCTCCGCAATACGAAGACATGTATCCCGACGACTATCGCTACAAGATCAGCGAGTCGGAGCTATCCACCGAGTTGGAAGGGGAGCATCGTCCCGGTCATTTCGATGGCGTGCTCACGGTGGTAATGAAGCTTCTAATGGTTGGTGACGCGAAACGCGCTTATTTTGGGGAGAAGGACTGGCAGCAGCTGCAGCTAGTGAAAGGCTTGGTTGATGCGTTCTTCTTGCCAGTCGAAATTGTGGCTTGTCCCACTATCCGCGAGGAGAGCGGTTTGGCTATGAGTTCGCGTAATCGCCGCTTGTCGCCGGAGGGATTCAAGCAAGCCGCTAAGTTTAACCAGATTTTGAATACGGCGAGTGATGAGGCCACTGCAATGAATGAATTGAAGGCGGCTGGCTTCGAGCCGGAGTACGTGGCAGATCGCGGCGAGCGTCGCCTCGGCGCGGTGGTGCTGGAAGGCGTACGCTTGATAGACAATGTAGAGAGAAAGGCGGTGCGATGA
- the panB gene encoding 3-methyl-2-oxobutanoate hydroxymethyltransferase produces the protein MKSIPDFLKWKADGKAITMVTCYDAATAKIVNATSVDSILIGDSCAMVVHGFDSTVHATVEMIAAHTAAVRRGAPDKVIIADLPFLSNRKGIDHAMDAVDQLMKAGANAVKLERRKGNIQLVEHIVDSGVPVMGHLGLTPQSVNEFGGFKMQGKSEAAARALIEDAQMLEQAGCFSIVLECIPGDVAAQVTNAISIPTIGIGCGPDVSGQVLVINDLLGMDASFQPRFARKYETLSERIGLAVDRYCADVRSATFPAAGEYSSRLAKLES, from the coding sequence ATGAAAAGCATACCTGACTTCCTCAAATGGAAGGCGGACGGCAAAGCGATCACCATGGTGACTTGCTACGATGCCGCGACCGCGAAAATCGTGAACGCCACGAGCGTTGACTCGATTCTAATCGGCGACTCCTGCGCCATGGTGGTGCATGGTTTTGACAGTACCGTTCACGCCACCGTCGAAATGATCGCCGCCCACACCGCTGCCGTGCGTCGCGGGGCCCCGGACAAGGTCATCATCGCCGATCTCCCTTTTCTCTCCAATCGCAAGGGCATCGACCATGCCATGGACGCGGTGGACCAGCTCATGAAAGCCGGCGCCAACGCGGTGAAGCTGGAGCGCCGTAAGGGCAACATCCAGCTGGTCGAGCACATCGTGGACAGCGGAGTCCCCGTCATGGGGCACCTCGGTCTCACGCCTCAGTCAGTCAACGAGTTTGGCGGCTTCAAGATGCAGGGCAAAAGCGAGGCGGCGGCCCGCGCCTTGATCGAAGACGCCCAAATGCTGGAGCAGGCTGGCTGCTTCTCCATCGTGCTGGAGTGCATTCCGGGCGATGTGGCGGCTCAGGTGACGAATGCGATTTCCATCCCGACCATTGGGATCGGCTGCGGTCCGGACGTTTCCGGACAGGTTTTGGTCATCAACGACCTACTCGGCATGGATGCCAGCTTCCAACCACGTTTTGCTCGTAAGTACGAAACGCTTAGCGAACGCATCGGCCTAGCGGTCGATCGCTATTGCGCGGACGTGCGAAGCGCGACGTTTCCAGCGGCAGGAGAGTACTCCTCCCGTTTGGCGAAGTTGGAAAGCTAG
- a CDS encoding UDP-N-acetylglucosamine 1-carboxyvinyltransferase: MANLIVHGGKPLSGTITPSGNKNAVLPILCATLLTDEPVTLSNVPAITDIEKLVRFFRELGSRIDWDREAKTMRLDHSDLGSDFDPQTLPQGMRSAVLLFAPLLQRFKEIHLDSNPKGCALGIRELDPHLEILTCLGAKVAHNGELKLSIADTFKAASHWADYMSVTTTETFVMAAATGNGVSTLTNAASEPHVQDLCRFLQSMGAKIEGIGTSVITVTGVDSLSGTDAAISSDHHEVATFLALGAITRGDVRITHSVPQHFDLINRSFAKLGVAIDYEGDTAICGPQQTLKVQQPFTSNLLPKIEAAPWPYFPVDLLPPMVALATRAEGVMHFWNKVYEGGFAWLPELVKFGAHAVVSDPHRVIIFGQRPMRPAEVEAPYIIRAAVALYMTAASIEGRSIVKNADPIRRAHPHFAENLRKLGAEIEWDE, translated from the coding sequence ATGGCAAACCTCATCGTACACGGCGGCAAACCTCTCTCCGGAACCATTACCCCATCGGGCAATAAAAACGCGGTTTTGCCGATCCTGTGCGCCACTCTTCTCACCGACGAACCGGTGACCTTAAGCAACGTTCCCGCCATCACGGACATCGAAAAGCTGGTCCGCTTCTTCCGCGAGCTCGGCTCCCGCATCGACTGGGATCGCGAAGCCAAGACCATGCGGCTTGACCACTCCGACCTCGGCTCGGACTTCGATCCGCAAACCTTGCCCCAAGGCATGCGCTCGGCCGTCCTGCTCTTTGCCCCTCTCCTGCAACGCTTTAAGGAAATCCACCTCGACTCCAACCCCAAGGGCTGCGCCCTCGGCATCCGCGAGCTCGACCCGCATCTGGAAATCCTCACCTGCCTCGGAGCCAAGGTCGCCCACAACGGCGAGCTAAAGCTCTCCATAGCCGACACGTTCAAGGCCGCCTCCCACTGGGCAGACTACATGTCGGTCACCACCACGGAAACCTTCGTCATGGCCGCCGCCACCGGCAACGGCGTCTCCACTCTCACCAACGCGGCCAGCGAACCGCACGTGCAGGACCTTTGCCGTTTCTTGCAGAGCATGGGAGCCAAGATCGAAGGCATCGGCACCAGCGTCATCACCGTCACCGGCGTCGACTCGCTCTCCGGCACCGACGCCGCCATTTCCTCCGACCACCACGAGGTGGCGACTTTCCTCGCCTTGGGCGCCATCACTCGCGGCGACGTACGGATCACCCATTCCGTGCCACAACACTTCGACCTGATCAACCGCAGCTTCGCTAAGCTCGGAGTCGCGATCGACTACGAGGGCGACACTGCCATCTGCGGGCCTCAACAAACGCTCAAAGTCCAACAGCCCTTCACCTCCAATTTGCTGCCCAAGATCGAGGCGGCTCCCTGGCCTTATTTCCCTGTAGACTTGCTTCCACCGATGGTGGCCCTCGCCACGCGGGCCGAAGGCGTAATGCACTTCTGGAACAAGGTTTACGAAGGCGGTTTCGCCTGGCTGCCTGAGCTGGTGAAGTTCGGCGCCCACGCGGTGGTGAGCGACCCACACCGCGTCATCATCTTCGGCCAACGCCCCATGCGACCTGCCGAAGTGGAAGCTCCCTATATCATTCGCGCCGCCGTGGCGCTCTACATGACTGCGGCCAGCATCGAGGGCCGCTCCATCGTGAAAAACGCCGACCCTATCCGCCGCGCCCATCCGCACTTCGCGGAAAACCTGCGCAAGCTCGGCGCCGAAATCGAGTGGGACGAGTAG
- a CDS encoding type 1 glutamine amidotransferase gives MPKLLIVDPLDLSLPSGDGGVLWSSRSCYEACLRNVEDVVFEYTTAKDAELCRRASRADGVILGGSEASAWEDTAFNDHLLDLIAICKNNEIPFFGICYGAQLLGRALGAHVARHPEGIELGAPAIRISEKGRQHFIFDDVEGACIWSVETHNDAVLTLPPDCELLASTAHTPVQAFALGDLLTGVQFHPEMNSEDLRYLWQAFLRNGYVDTIPMSYQQRINACECERMGVLLQNFAKRVRSGARQKAGSELKLRRA, from the coding sequence ATGCCTAAGCTTCTCATCGTAGACCCGCTCGACCTTTCTCTGCCTTCGGGGGACGGCGGCGTGCTATGGAGTTCTCGCTCTTGCTACGAAGCGTGTTTGCGCAATGTGGAGGACGTCGTCTTCGAGTACACCACTGCCAAGGATGCCGAGCTTTGCCGCCGGGCTTCGCGGGCGGATGGCGTGATACTGGGAGGTTCCGAAGCGTCGGCGTGGGAGGACACCGCTTTCAACGACCACTTGCTCGACCTCATCGCGATCTGCAAGAATAACGAGATTCCCTTCTTCGGCATCTGCTACGGAGCTCAGTTGCTGGGCCGGGCCTTGGGAGCCCACGTCGCCCGCCATCCGGAAGGAATCGAGTTAGGCGCTCCGGCAATTCGAATTTCGGAAAAAGGGCGGCAGCATTTTATTTTCGACGACGTCGAGGGCGCTTGTATCTGGTCTGTGGAGACGCACAACGATGCAGTGTTGACCCTGCCGCCCGACTGCGAACTTCTCGCCTCTACTGCTCACACGCCTGTGCAAGCCTTTGCGCTTGGCGACCTGCTGACGGGCGTCCAGTTTCATCCTGAGATGAATAGCGAGGACCTCCGGTACTTGTGGCAGGCATTTTTGCGTAACGGTTATGTGGATACGATCCCAATGTCTTACCAGCAACGGATCAACGCATGCGAGTGCGAGCGTATGGGAGTCTTGCTGCAAAACTTTGCCAAGCGCGTGCGTTCCGGGGCGCGGCAGAAAGCGGGTTCAGAGCTTAAGTTGCGTCGCGCGTAA
- a CDS encoding RNA polymerase sigma factor has product MSAEVLTFPDRSNEPMTSSNTASKSLSETELVQAGYRYALSIARHHQDAEDLVQQAWLKLMRAYGRVEGTPVLFRTIRNLFYDIKRRDKIVQFEPLEKSPEPGKGESNGVSLDMELVLGKLRAEEREAIYLNVVEGFTATEISEQTGSPRGTILSHIHRARQKLAKAFGGEFRDATKK; this is encoded by the coding sequence ATGAGCGCTGAAGTACTTACTTTTCCCGATAGATCTAACGAACCGATGACCTCCTCCAACACCGCTAGCAAGTCCCTCTCGGAGACAGAGCTCGTGCAGGCAGGCTATCGCTACGCTCTCTCCATTGCCCGTCATCATCAGGATGCGGAAGACTTGGTGCAGCAAGCGTGGCTGAAGCTGATGCGTGCCTACGGCCGAGTCGAGGGCACTCCCGTCCTCTTCAGGACGATCCGCAACCTTTTTTATGACATCAAGCGCCGCGACAAGATCGTGCAGTTTGAGCCACTCGAAAAATCTCCCGAACCCGGCAAGGGCGAGTCCAACGGCGTGTCCCTCGACATGGAGCTGGTGCTCGGCAAGCTTCGAGCCGAGGAGCGGGAAGCAATTTATCTAAATGTAGTCGAGGGGTTTACGGCTACGGAAATATCAGAACAGACGGGTTCCCCACGGGGCACCATTCTCAGTCACATCCACCGCGCTCGCCAGAAGTTGGCGAAGGCCTTCGGTGGAGAGTTTCGTGACGCAACGAAGAAGTAA
- a CDS encoding ATP-binding protein, which produces MRALFSSIWAKLLRRVSDYSLNRKIALILGLSGLGLILITVVLLAVFDYAFSRRAIVSQYQSLGEVIAMDTTPHLDFEDSIGAEKMLRAFFKNEGLIYGAVFDRYSVKLASIGEIPDGFAPRFESQGYVELSYLKSRIEVMEPVGSLETGERFGTALNENALLDSPGGYVYLVGDLGPIYEAFAVKSLLFVLLLGMGAVLVIWIASRMSRLITVPILELAQTAHRISQDRDFSKRQNKVFNDETGVLVDAFNQMLEQIEEKGAIIRSNEERFREYFELGVAGMAILDSSGRFVEANKRLGELLETDETSLLETVFDDWVVPAEAEKEVGPFQALKERCQPGFSEERWLKGKGGVQIFAIISVRRLAKVLGETDSLYLTLIQDISDRKKAEEALLASKQAAEEANRSKDEFLSVMSHELRTPLNPIIGFVDLLMLTEQNEEQMGMLSSIRRSSEHLLNLITDILEFTRAQGGRLEANPEAFDLPDLCRNAMDIAERSGAANGIEVALRTLDSKCVPEGVQLFADAGKIRQVVINFLSNAVKYNKDGGKVWLDAKVVELPGEKVEVCIQVEDTGLGISPEMQEFIFEPFTQLDMSLQRKHEGVGLGLSICKRIAECLDGEISVSSEVGKGSVFSLSVPVRYVYDERFGESGDAPKLVPRSPEFGVNRVLLVEDDVENMKLVEAKLRKLGVPFEWAKNGLVATEKLRDSHYDLVLMDVRMPLMDGLEATKVIRESETERSSGRRVPIVAMTAHASERMRSECHEAGMDGYLSKPVQFEQLECYLKRYLASSS; this is translated from the coding sequence ATGAGGGCGCTTTTTTCAAGCATTTGGGCGAAGCTGCTTCGCCGCGTCAGCGACTATTCGCTGAATCGCAAGATCGCCTTGATCCTCGGGCTTTCGGGATTGGGCCTGATCCTTATCACAGTGGTGCTTTTGGCGGTTTTTGACTATGCGTTTTCGAGGCGGGCGATCGTAAGCCAGTACCAGTCGTTGGGGGAAGTTATCGCCATGGATACGACGCCACATTTAGACTTCGAAGATTCTATTGGGGCTGAGAAGATGTTGCGGGCTTTCTTCAAAAACGAAGGACTTATCTACGGTGCTGTCTTTGATCGCTACAGTGTAAAACTCGCCAGTATCGGTGAAATTCCTGATGGATTTGCACCGCGATTCGAGTCGCAGGGCTATGTTGAACTGTCCTACTTGAAGAGTCGTATTGAAGTCATGGAGCCGGTTGGTTCTCTTGAAACTGGAGAGCGATTCGGAACGGCTCTCAACGAGAACGCTTTATTGGATTCGCCGGGAGGCTATGTCTACCTGGTGGGGGACTTAGGGCCGATTTACGAAGCGTTTGCGGTCAAGTCTTTGCTCTTCGTCCTGTTGTTAGGCATGGGCGCCGTGCTCGTCATTTGGATCGCCTCTCGCATGAGCCGTCTCATCACCGTGCCCATTCTCGAGCTGGCTCAGACGGCCCATCGCATTTCCCAAGATCGCGACTTTTCCAAGCGGCAGAACAAGGTTTTCAACGACGAGACGGGAGTCTTGGTCGATGCCTTCAACCAGATGTTGGAGCAGATCGAGGAGAAGGGGGCGATCATCCGGTCGAACGAGGAGCGCTTCCGCGAGTATTTCGAACTCGGAGTCGCGGGCATGGCCATCTTGGATAGCTCGGGACGTTTCGTGGAGGCGAACAAGCGTTTGGGCGAGTTGCTGGAGACGGACGAGACGTCGCTTTTGGAGACCGTTTTCGACGATTGGGTGGTGCCGGCAGAAGCAGAGAAAGAGGTGGGACCCTTCCAAGCCTTGAAGGAGCGCTGCCAGCCCGGTTTCAGCGAGGAGCGCTGGCTGAAGGGCAAGGGCGGAGTGCAGATTTTCGCTATCATCTCGGTGCGGCGTTTGGCCAAGGTCCTAGGAGAAACCGATTCCCTTTACCTAACCCTCATCCAAGACATCTCGGACCGCAAGAAAGCTGAAGAGGCTCTCCTGGCTTCCAAGCAGGCGGCGGAGGAAGCGAATCGTTCCAAGGACGAGTTTCTCTCGGTCATGAGCCACGAGTTGCGCACGCCGCTCAATCCGATCATCGGTTTCGTGGACCTGCTCATGCTCACGGAGCAGAATGAGGAGCAGATGGGAATGCTGAGTTCGATTCGGCGCTCCAGCGAGCACCTGCTCAATTTGATAACGGACATACTCGAGTTTACGCGAGCTCAAGGGGGGCGTTTGGAGGCGAATCCGGAAGCTTTCGATTTACCGGACCTTTGCCGCAACGCCATGGACATAGCGGAGCGCAGCGGCGCTGCGAACGGAATCGAAGTAGCGTTGCGCACCCTTGACTCCAAATGCGTCCCGGAAGGCGTTCAGCTTTTCGCCGATGCGGGCAAGATCCGCCAGGTGGTCATCAACTTCCTTTCCAACGCGGTCAAGTACAACAAGGACGGCGGCAAGGTATGGCTGGACGCAAAGGTTGTGGAACTGCCCGGAGAAAAGGTGGAAGTGTGTATTCAAGTTGAGGATACGGGTTTGGGGATCAGTCCGGAAATGCAGGAGTTTATTTTCGAGCCATTCACCCAGTTGGACATGTCCCTGCAGCGCAAGCACGAGGGAGTGGGGCTGGGGCTTTCGATCTGCAAGCGCATTGCCGAGTGCCTCGATGGAGAGATTTCCGTATCGAGCGAGGTCGGAAAGGGCTCGGTCTTCTCCTTGTCGGTACCGGTGCGTTACGTTTACGACGAGCGGTTTGGAGAATCGGGAGACGCGCCGAAACTCGTTCCGCGCTCGCCGGAGTTCGGGGTCAATCGCGTTCTGTTGGTGGAAGACGACGTCGAGAACATGAAGCTTGTGGAAGCGAAGCTCCGCAAGTTAGGGGTTCCCTTCGAGTGGGCCAAGAACGGGCTCGTGGCCACGGAGAAGCTCCGCGACAGCCACTACGATCTGGTGCTCATGGATGTGCGCATGCCGTTGATGGACGGCTTGGAGGCGACCAAGGTGATCCGCGAGTCAGAGACTGAAAGAAGCTCGGGACGCAGGGTTCCGATAGTAGCGATGACGGCCCATGCGTCAGAGCGGATGCGGAGCGAATGTCACGAGGCGGGGATGGACGGCTACTTGTCGAAACCCGTGCAGTTCGAGCAACTGGAGTGCTACCTCAAGCGCTACCTCGCTAGCTCCAGCTAG
- a CDS encoding YfiR family protein, with translation MLKFVKPAWFAVLPLLLVSLPPLEGAPGDGVDEREIFPTLALKVLKYVEWDGQAKVELGQRIRVGVYDRTRGKGYLQMFSELCDKYPLAYELVELSGAAVDDLDFDLVYIAGKSKLPLDLLDSLAGKPVLVIGEHDSILEKGGIIRLQVSSLRKPEYGINLKRAKDSGIKIESRLSRGAVELIR, from the coding sequence TTGTTGAAATTTGTAAAGCCCGCTTGGTTTGCGGTTCTTCCGCTATTGCTCGTTTCGCTGCCGCCCTTGGAAGGGGCGCCGGGAGACGGGGTGGACGAGCGCGAGATTTTCCCGACCTTGGCCCTCAAAGTTCTCAAGTACGTGGAGTGGGACGGTCAGGCCAAGGTGGAGTTGGGGCAACGGATTCGCGTTGGGGTGTACGATCGTACCCGCGGGAAGGGCTACCTGCAGATGTTTTCGGAGTTGTGTGACAAATACCCCTTGGCTTACGAGCTGGTGGAATTGTCGGGCGCGGCAGTGGACGACCTTGATTTCGATTTGGTTTACATTGCGGGCAAGTCGAAGCTGCCGTTGGATTTGTTGGATTCCTTGGCGGGCAAGCCGGTTTTGGTGATCGGGGAGCATGACAGCATTTTGGAAAAGGGCGGCATCATCCGGCTGCAGGTTTCCTCGCTGCGCAAGCCGGAGTACGGGATCAACCTGAAGCGAGCGAAGGATTCGGGCATCAAGATTGAGTCTAGGCTATCGAGGGGGGCGGTGGAGTTGATCCGGTGA
- a CDS encoding HDOD domain-containing protein — METPPSESSFEETVKSIGELHGNMAVLSKLDAVLKDLNTDISEPERLIQSDGAISGTIVQISNSPLYGFSEKSDSIATALQKVGYNQALKLVGMALSKQVFMRDLESYGITADSYWRYSYFTAVFLERQAKTLGLDSDEAYLYGLLHSIGRVVINEILHARQIEVFWDRFIPEKEWELMTIGFNNHKAGALLLQIWDFPPELCKRVETQNNAPAQSKDPLICLLDYARSLANYLIDPPRLKALCKPGAHPIQKQLKLNANQLYKEVTEIESLVDEVYASLKDC; from the coding sequence ATGGAAACCCCACCTTCCGAAAGCAGTTTTGAAGAAACCGTGAAGAGCATCGGAGAGCTCCACGGCAACATGGCTGTGCTCTCCAAGCTGGACGCGGTCCTCAAGGACCTGAACACCGACATCTCGGAGCCCGAGCGCCTCATCCAGTCCGACGGCGCCATCTCCGGCACCATCGTCCAGATCAGCAACAGCCCCCTCTACGGCTTCTCCGAAAAGAGCGACAGCATCGCCACCGCCCTGCAAAAAGTCGGCTACAACCAAGCCCTCAAGCTCGTCGGCATGGCCCTCTCCAAACAGGTCTTCATGCGCGATCTCGAGTCTTACGGCATCACCGCCGACAGCTACTGGCGCTACAGCTACTTCACCGCCGTTTTCCTCGAGCGCCAAGCCAAGACGCTCGGACTCGACAGCGACGAAGCCTACCTCTACGGCCTTCTGCACAGCATCGGGCGCGTCGTCATCAACGAGATCCTGCACGCCCGCCAAATCGAGGTCTTCTGGGACCGATTCATTCCGGAAAAGGAATGGGAGCTCATGACCATCGGCTTCAACAACCACAAGGCAGGCGCTCTGCTCCTGCAAATCTGGGACTTCCCTCCCGAGCTCTGCAAGCGGGTGGAAACCCAAAACAACGCGCCCGCCCAAAGCAAGGACCCGCTCATCTGCTTGCTCGACTACGCCCGATCCCTCGCCAACTACCTGATCGACCCACCGCGCCTGAAAGCCCTCTGCAAGCCCGGCGCCCACCCGATTCAAAAGCAGCTCAAGCTCAACGCGAATCAGCTGTACAAGGAAGTAACTGAAATCGAATCCCTAGTGGATGAGGTTTACGCAAGTTTGAAGGATTGCTAG